From Actinoplanes oblitus, a single genomic window includes:
- a CDS encoding phosphodiesterase: protein MELAIKVSVSAQYAFTMTVIAHFSDIHVDGEDRSAERTSRIVRYLKALRTSVDVVLVTGDLADHGAESEYERMAELLDLPGPVLYCPGNHDSREPLRKVLLREAPHGAPVNKAYQISGTLFLMCDSSIPDRDDGRLAERTLDWIESELVASAALPAFVCFHHPPVTLGIPYVDAIRQFATDRLARLIARHDNVVAVLCGHAHTPASTTFGGKPLLVAPGVVSTLMLPFESDALVDESLPPMLALHILDEERRLTTHFRVVP, encoded by the coding sequence ATGGAATTGGCCATCAAGGTTTCCGTCTCCGCTCAATACGCTTTCACCATGACCGTCATAGCGCATTTCAGCGACATCCACGTCGACGGCGAGGACCGGAGCGCCGAACGGACGAGTCGCATCGTGCGGTACCTGAAGGCATTGCGGACATCCGTCGACGTCGTACTGGTGACCGGCGACCTGGCCGACCATGGTGCCGAGTCTGAATATGAGCGGATGGCCGAGCTCCTGGATCTCCCTGGGCCGGTGCTGTATTGCCCGGGGAACCACGACTCACGTGAGCCCCTCCGCAAGGTGCTGCTCCGTGAAGCTCCACATGGAGCGCCCGTCAACAAGGCGTACCAGATCAGCGGAACGTTGTTCCTGATGTGCGATTCGAGTATCCCGGATCGTGACGACGGCCGTCTTGCCGAGCGCACGCTCGACTGGATCGAGTCCGAACTGGTTGCCTCGGCTGCCCTGCCGGCGTTCGTCTGCTTCCATCACCCACCGGTAACGCTCGGTATCCCCTACGTCGATGCGATCAGGCAGTTCGCCACGGACAGGCTCGCCCGCCTGATCGCCCGCCACGACAACGTTGTCGCTGTGCTGTGCGGGCATGCCCATACCCCGGCCAGCACCACGTTCGGCGGCAAGCCTCTTCTCGTGGCTCCCGGCGTGGTCTCGACCTTGATGCTGCCGTTCGAAAGTGACGCTCTCGTGGATGAAAGCTTGCCGCCCATGCTGGCTCTGCACATCCTCGATGAGGAACGACGCTTGACCACACACTTCCGAGTGGTCCCCTGA
- a CDS encoding CU044_5270 family protein: protein MDEISILRDTFGPDAAPAPEARQRARAALRDRIAEAGRPGRRRHWHWHLRIPIAVGLAGAAAAAVAVVVTGHDGGMPAPVMPAVHQGQGDRPATMPYLEPVSAAQYLENAAWTVERQPWTDPEPDQFMYVETRELRNPAGYENQHPNGSLLPGKAKYRRIQEWQRIDGEVWARTRNTGKIEVDRQGEDGVSWGVLDYSRLRELTTPEKVRDYLDHPGPISMDPAALIGRYVLPPKVEAAFFRYLAQLPGMKVNQDAVNIDGRPAIGMGRIEEGNLSKELLFDKRTYRLIGDRLIVVADERKDSDDGFRVDHKGDVLRQVIYTKQIIVDKLFDTK from the coding sequence ATGGACGAGATCAGCATCCTGCGCGACACGTTCGGCCCGGACGCGGCGCCCGCTCCGGAGGCACGGCAGCGAGCCCGGGCCGCGCTGCGGGACCGGATCGCCGAAGCCGGCCGGCCCGGCCGTCGCCGGCACTGGCACTGGCACCTGCGGATCCCGATCGCCGTCGGGCTGGCCGGGGCCGCGGCCGCCGCGGTGGCAGTGGTGGTCACCGGCCACGACGGCGGCATGCCGGCACCGGTGATGCCCGCGGTACACCAGGGGCAGGGCGACCGGCCGGCGACGATGCCGTACCTCGAGCCGGTCAGCGCGGCGCAGTACCTGGAGAACGCGGCGTGGACCGTGGAGCGGCAGCCGTGGACCGATCCGGAACCGGACCAGTTCATGTATGTCGAGACCCGTGAGCTGCGCAACCCGGCGGGATACGAGAACCAGCACCCGAACGGCAGCCTGCTTCCCGGCAAGGCGAAGTACCGCAGGATCCAGGAGTGGCAGCGGATCGACGGCGAAGTATGGGCCAGGACCCGCAACACCGGCAAGATCGAGGTGGACCGGCAGGGCGAGGACGGGGTGAGCTGGGGCGTGCTCGACTACTCCCGGCTGCGCGAGCTGACGACGCCGGAGAAGGTCCGCGACTACCTCGACCACCCCGGACCGATCTCGATGGATCCCGCCGCACTGATCGGCCGGTACGTGCTGCCGCCGAAGGTCGAGGCGGCCTTCTTCCGATACCTGGCCCAGCTGCCGGGCATGAAGGTCAACCAGGACGCCGTCAACATCGACGGCCGGCCGGCGATCGGCATGGGCCGGATCGAGGAGGGCAACCTGTCGAAGGAGCTGCTCTTCGACAAGCGGACCTACCGGCTGATCGGTGACCGGCTGATCGTGGTGGCCGACGAGAGGAAGGATTCCGACGACGGGTTCCGGGTCGACCACAAGGGCGACGTGTTGCGGCAAGTGATCTACACCAAGCAGATCATCGTCGACAAGCTCTTCGACACGAAGTAG
- a CDS encoding DUF5937 family protein, producing the protein MDRKAVEFRLGSADITAVRFGVSPGYELVHAVRVVLRPQVAPLHWGWFRTLRDEPASAAFRLLATISGVEGYLPDFLTSAPSGDMTPEEELDRLRQVPDDQLRYDLGKMVLRSSGARQHEIRDLIAHPARARSAIVEAWQQVWETLLAPVWPQMLRLLRADIAVRARRSSDAGLAEMAATLHSTVTWQDDVVRVRLPHYANTVDCGGTGLVLVPSVMATRRCSVPRDPGPAHPDTAR; encoded by the coding sequence GTGGATCGAAAGGCTGTGGAGTTCCGGCTGGGCTCGGCCGACATCACCGCGGTCCGGTTCGGAGTCTCGCCGGGATACGAGCTGGTCCACGCGGTGCGCGTGGTGCTCCGCCCCCAGGTCGCTCCGCTGCACTGGGGCTGGTTCCGCACCCTGCGCGACGAACCGGCGAGTGCGGCGTTCCGCCTGCTGGCGACGATCAGCGGCGTCGAGGGATACCTGCCCGACTTCCTCACCTCCGCACCGTCCGGCGACATGACGCCCGAGGAGGAGCTGGACCGGCTGCGCCAGGTGCCCGACGACCAGTTGCGGTACGACCTGGGCAAGATGGTGCTCCGGTCGAGCGGCGCCCGGCAACACGAGATCCGGGACCTGATCGCGCACCCGGCCCGGGCCCGGTCGGCGATCGTCGAGGCCTGGCAGCAGGTGTGGGAGACGCTGCTGGCGCCGGTGTGGCCGCAGATGCTGCGCCTGCTGCGCGCCGACATCGCGGTGCGGGCGCGGCGCAGCAGTGATGCCGGGCTGGCCGAGATGGCCGCCACCCTGCACTCGACGGTGACCTGGCAGGACGACGTGGTCCGGGTACGACTGCCGCACTACGCCAACACGGTGGACTGCGGCGGCACCGGGCTGGTGCTGGTCCCCTCGGTGATGGCCACCCGGCGCTGCTCGGTGCCCCGGGACCCGGGTCCTGCACACCCGGACACCGCTCGGTGA
- a CDS encoding YciI family protein — protein sequence MTQYFLTVPGDTAEEATLTSLREADPAELAALVAAVGRVNSAMREAGAFVHAGGLQPPSTAVTIDATGSEAERVPGPFADATHYVGGFWIIDVPDNEAALGWAERCSAAARSRIEVRALQ from the coding sequence ATGACCCAGTACTTCCTGACAGTGCCCGGTGACACCGCCGAGGAGGCGACGCTGACCTCCCTGCGGGAGGCGGACCCGGCCGAGCTGGCCGCCCTGGTGGCCGCCGTCGGCCGGGTGAACTCGGCGATGCGCGAGGCCGGCGCGTTCGTGCACGCCGGTGGGCTCCAGCCACCGTCGACGGCGGTCACCATCGACGCCACCGGCTCCGAGGCGGAACGCGTCCCCGGACCGTTCGCTGACGCGACGCACTACGTAGGCGGGTTCTGGATCATCGACGTCCCGGACAACGAAGCCGCGCTCGGCTGGGCCGAACGGTGCTCGGCCGCCGCCCGGTCCCGCATCGAGGTCCGCGCGCTGCAGTAG